One genomic region from Roseofilum reptotaenium CS-1145 encodes:
- a CDS encoding ATP-grasp domain-containing protein, whose translation MRFLFPSDAIKSKKPDSAFIDSIAIFQEMEYQISFVSLESLHQEKYQVFPAISENEIILYRGWMMTHDEYTTLYNGISFHGATLLTNPETYLRCHHLPNWYPLISEFTPKTVFFPPDVDLKTELDALNWPSYFIKDYVKSLKTASGSLLQSTDDLPQLVADMIKFRQGIEGGFCVREVEDFVPHSETRYFVVQGRPYAHEPEHPIPKIVNQVADRINSPFFTIDVVQHRDGRDRVVELGDGQVSDLVGWTPQRLATIIASIFPPTY comes from the coding sequence ATGCGATTTCTATTTCCTAGTGATGCGATCAAATCCAAGAAACCTGATAGTGCTTTTATCGATAGCATAGCAATATTTCAAGAGATGGAATACCAAATTTCCTTTGTTTCTTTAGAATCCCTTCATCAAGAAAAGTATCAGGTCTTTCCTGCCATCTCTGAAAACGAAATTATTCTTTATCGGGGGTGGATGATGACCCATGATGAGTATACGACTCTGTATAATGGGATCTCTTTTCATGGGGCAACACTGTTGACTAATCCTGAAACCTATCTTCGGTGTCACCATTTGCCCAATTGGTATCCTCTGATTTCAGAATTTACCCCAAAAACTGTCTTTTTTCCTCCTGATGTTGATTTGAAAACTGAACTCGATGCCTTAAATTGGCCGTCTTACTTTATTAAAGATTATGTGAAGTCGCTCAAAACAGCATCAGGGTCTTTACTCCAGTCTACCGATGATCTCCCGCAGCTTGTTGCGGATATGATTAAGTTTAGACAAGGTATCGAAGGCGGTTTCTGTGTACGAGAAGTCGAAGACTTTGTCCCTCATTCAGAAACCCGATATTTTGTGGTTCAAGGCAGACCTTATGCTCATGAACCTGAACATCCTATCCCCAAGATAGTTAACCAAGTTGCCGATCGCATTAATAGCCCCTTCTTCACTATTGATGTCGTTCAACACAGAGATGGACGCGATCGCGTGGTAGAACTAGGTGATGGACAAGTCTCAGATCTCGTCGGATGGACACCTCAGAGATTAGCCACTATTATCGCGTCTATCTTCCCTCCCACTTATTGA
- a CDS encoding ankyrin repeat domain-containing protein, translating to MEVSSHGNFDLVNFLVNSGADPNQIDIMGFCALLYAAQEEYWDIFEYLFDLTNQDLKEVSLFMSTVDGELKVLQALIDQKVSVDACRQKGVWSNNGCTALISTVQEGRVDIVEILLKAGANPNLAEEDTGGTPLMYAAKHGYLEILNLLLDAGSDPTIRDYYNETVLMKAEKINNIKIWRTLYNIIANF from the coding sequence ATGGAAGTATCAAGCCATGGAAATTTTGATCTAGTTAATTTTTTAGTCAATTCAGGAGCCGATCCTAATCAAATTGATATAATGGGATTTTGTGCATTACTTTATGCAGCACAAGAAGAATATTGGGATATTTTTGAATATTTATTCGACTTGACCAATCAAGACTTAAAAGAGGTATCTTTATTTATGTCTACAGTAGATGGAGAATTAAAAGTTCTTCAAGCCCTGATAGATCAAAAAGTTAGTGTAGATGCATGTCGGCAGAAGGGGGTATGGAGTAATAATGGTTGTACCGCTTTGATCTCAACAGTTCAAGAAGGTCGTGTTGATATAGTAGAAATTCTACTAAAGGCCGGTGCAAATCCTAATTTAGCTGAAGAAGATACAGGTGGAACTCCTTTAATGTATGCAGCAAAACATGGGTACTTAGAAATCCTTAATCTATTGTTAGACGCTGGTTCAGATCCAACTATTAGAGATTATTATAATGAAACTGTCCTAATGAAAGCCGAAAAAATTAATAATATAAAAATTTGGCGGACTTTATATAACATAATTGCAAACTTTTGA
- a CDS encoding anti-sigma factor family protein, translating to MTPHFDCQPHSQKEGYLSHLTSWNDTNPNSHMGVPDMLKRDRFELLSAYLDGEVSASESKQVEEWLDNDPTVQCLYQRLLKLRQGFELLPTPPQEQPVEDMVTQVMGRLDRRPKRTALLWGTGAIAAAAVAALSTTFANSNQLFPQIAETPTSPALMRIALDQPLIDIPKSDNNPLGMPNATGDLHQMLQNDR from the coding sequence ATGACTCCTCACTTTGATTGTCAACCCCATTCCCAGAAGGAGGGATATTTATCCCATCTGACTTCCTGGAATGACACCAACCCCAATTCACATATGGGTGTACCTGATATGTTAAAACGCGATCGCTTTGAACTGCTCAGTGCCTATCTTGATGGCGAAGTCAGTGCTTCGGAAAGCAAACAGGTGGAAGAATGGCTAGACAATGACCCTACGGTTCAATGTCTCTATCAACGCCTGCTTAAACTTCGTCAAGGCTTTGAACTGTTGCCCACTCCTCCCCAAGAGCAACCCGTGGAGGATATGGTTACTCAAGTGATGGGCCGCTTAGATCGACGACCCAAACGCACCGCCCTTTTATGGGGGACAGGGGCGATCGCTGCTGCTGCAGTGGCAGCCCTATCTACAACCTTTGCGAATTCTAACCAACTGTTCCCCCAAATAGCGGAAACCCCGACCTCGCCAGCTCTGATGCGTATTGCCCTCGATCAACCCCTAATTGATATCCCTAAATCGGATAACAATCCTTTGGGAATGCCTAATGCAACAGGCGATCTTCATCAAATGCTCCAGAATGACCGCTAA
- a CDS encoding DNA gyrase/topoisomerase IV subunit A translates to MAKQLRLFQSEQIIPTALHTEMERSYLEYAMSVIVGRALPDVRDGLKPVHRRILYAMHELGLTPDRPYRKCARVVGDVLGKYHPHGDQAVYDALVRMVQDFSCRYPLLAGHGNFGSVDNDPPAAMRYTETRLSAISHESLLAEISESTVDFIPNFDNSQAEPVVLPAQLPILLLNGCSGIAVGMATNIPPHNLGEIVDGLIALIDHPELSDEKLMQKIPAPDFPTGGVIVDREGIESAYRMGKGSIPMRGVATIEKIQPGKRKRIRDCIIVTELPYQVNKAGWIEKVADLVNHGKLEGISDIRDESDRTGMRVVLELKTDAQPSKVLAHLYHQTPLQTNFGAIFLALVDGTPQQLSLREVLQEFLSFREQTLTRQYTHELEQTRKRCHILEGLLLALANLDRAISILRNAADGTTAKAQLQEQLDLQPTQADALLAMPMRRLTGLEQQNLQTEFDQLTQRIQELEQLLNQRSELLKSLKKELRSLKRRYDNPRRTRIQIANETASEPKQRGSSRSQSGESGGSSRRSKSAQKAKSSVIEQQAIEELSLSLETSYLEISYGGYIRRVPELSPDGGEGMSSTLSSYQARADADLLLLTVDGKGYGVKVGQVPTSSKSQGIPLNSLVPHSGTGQPPDVVAQFVLTEYGDNLDLVLVTEEGRIKRLPLAEFANLRASGLTALKLKEGDRLNYVYLSQPGSQLLLGTSGGRILRLDMNSEQVPVLGRTAQGYQALRLRKQEQLVGCVVARPQDRVLLMSEMGFGKRVPVEVIRQGNRGDIGTQALQFTQHSDNAMDRSRDRMVGMVLAPAGGKVQVVSSSQRFWRLEVDKVQEMGKDGTGDRLLKLQSQERLKTVHLLQRFLPDDKSQ, encoded by the coding sequence ATGGCTAAACAACTGCGACTTTTCCAGAGCGAACAAATTATTCCGACTGCCTTACATACCGAGATGGAGAGGTCTTATCTTGAATATGCCATGAGTGTCATTGTTGGCCGTGCCCTCCCAGATGTCCGAGATGGCTTAAAACCAGTTCATCGGCGTATTTTATACGCTATGCATGAATTGGGATTAACCCCGGATCGCCCCTATCGTAAATGCGCGCGGGTGGTGGGAGATGTATTGGGTAAATATCATCCCCATGGAGATCAGGCGGTCTATGATGCTCTGGTGCGGATGGTACAAGATTTTTCCTGTCGCTATCCGTTATTGGCAGGTCATGGGAATTTTGGCTCGGTGGATAACGATCCGCCCGCAGCTATGCGCTATACGGAAACGCGCCTCTCTGCGATTAGTCATGAAAGTCTATTAGCAGAAATTAGTGAGTCTACGGTGGATTTTATTCCTAATTTCGATAACTCTCAAGCAGAACCGGTCGTGCTACCGGCGCAATTGCCGATTTTACTGCTCAATGGCTGTTCGGGTATTGCGGTAGGGATGGCGACAAATATTCCTCCCCATAATTTGGGCGAAATAGTCGATGGGTTGATTGCTTTAATTGATCATCCAGAACTGTCGGATGAGAAGTTAATGCAGAAGATTCCTGCACCTGATTTTCCTACGGGTGGGGTAATTGTGGATCGAGAGGGAATTGAGAGTGCTTATCGGATGGGAAAAGGTAGTATTCCCATGCGCGGGGTGGCAACGATTGAGAAAATTCAACCCGGGAAACGTAAGCGTATCCGCGATTGCATTATCGTGACGGAGTTACCTTATCAGGTGAATAAGGCGGGATGGATTGAGAAAGTGGCCGATCTGGTCAATCATGGGAAGTTAGAGGGCATTTCGGATATTCGAGATGAGAGCGATCGCACCGGAATGCGGGTAGTATTGGAGTTGAAAACGGATGCCCAACCCAGTAAAGTCTTAGCTCATCTCTATCATCAAACCCCTTTACAAACTAATTTTGGGGCTATTTTCTTGGCTCTGGTGGATGGGACTCCCCAGCAGTTGAGTTTGCGTGAAGTGCTGCAAGAATTCCTGAGTTTTCGGGAACAAACTTTAACTCGGCAATATACCCATGAGTTGGAACAAACGCGCAAACGCTGCCATATTCTGGAAGGATTGTTATTAGCTTTAGCGAATTTAGATCGGGCGATCTCTATTCTCAGAAATGCCGCCGATGGTACAACAGCTAAAGCCCAACTTCAAGAACAGTTAGACCTACAACCCACCCAAGCGGATGCTCTGTTAGCGATGCCGATGCGTCGGTTGACGGGGTTAGAGCAGCAAAACTTACAAACTGAGTTCGACCAACTGACTCAACGAATTCAAGAATTGGAGCAGTTGCTCAATCAGCGATCGGAATTGCTGAAGTCGTTGAAAAAAGAACTGCGGAGCCTCAAACGTCGCTATGATAATCCCCGACGTACGCGCATTCAAATCGCCAATGAGACTGCCTCTGAACCTAAGCAGCGTGGGAGTTCGAGAAGTCAGTCTGGGGAATCTGGAGGATCGTCGAGGCGTTCAAAAAGTGCCCAGAAGGCTAAATCTTCTGTTATCGAGCAACAGGCGATCGAGGAATTATCGTTATCTCTGGAAACCAGTTATCTAGAGATTAGCTATGGGGGATATATTCGCCGAGTCCCTGAGCTCAGTCCAGATGGGGGTGAGGGGATGAGTTCAACCTTAAGTTCCTATCAAGCAAGAGCGGATGCCGATTTATTACTGTTAACGGTTGACGGCAAAGGCTATGGGGTGAAGGTGGGTCAGGTTCCGACCAGTAGTAAGTCCCAAGGTATTCCCCTCAATAGTTTAGTGCCCCATAGTGGCACGGGACAACCACCGGATGTGGTGGCTCAGTTTGTGTTAACGGAGTATGGGGACAATCTCGATTTAGTATTAGTAACTGAGGAAGGACGGATTAAACGTTTGCCTTTGGCGGAATTTGCCAATCTGCGAGCCAGTGGGTTAACGGCGCTGAAGTTGAAGGAGGGCGATCGCCTAAACTATGTATATTTATCGCAGCCGGGGTCACAATTATTGTTGGGAACATCGGGAGGACGGATCTTACGCCTGGATATGAATTCGGAACAAGTACCCGTTTTAGGACGCACTGCTCAAGGATATCAAGCTTTGAGATTACGAAAACAGGAGCAGTTAGTCGGTTGTGTGGTAGCGCGTCCCCAGGATCGGGTGCTGTTGATGTCCGAGATGGGATTTGGAAAACGGGTTCCGGTGGAGGTCATTCGCCAAGGAAATCGCGGGGATATTGGCACTCAGGCTCTACAATTTACCCAGCATAGCGATAATGCTATGGATCGCTCGCGCGATCGCATGGTAGGCATGGTGTTAGCGCCTGCGGGTGGAAAAGTACAAGTCGTCAGTAGCAGTCAACGGTTTTGGCGGTTAGAGGTGGATAAGGTGCAAGAGATGGGTAAGGATGGAACTGGCGATCGGTTGTTGAAGCTTCAGTCCCAGGAAAGGCTCAAGACTGTTCACCTCTTGCAACGTTTTTTACCAGATGATAAAAGTCAATAA
- the rpoD gene encoding RNA polymerase sigma factor RpoD, which translates to MTQAKNLLPTLEPPELEEELYAIEEDELEDYLDTTPDEEDGKSGKVRSIRRKTQVKKKHYTEDSIRLYLQEIGRIRLLRADEEIELARKIADLLELERLRDDLEDGLEREPSDAEWAESVGMPLPQFRYRLHLGRRAKDKMVQSNLRLVVSIAKKYMNRGLSFQDLIQEGSLGLIRAAEKFDHEKGYKFSTYATWWIRQAITRAIADQSRTIRLPVHLYETISRIKKTTKLLSQEMGRKPTEEEIAERMEMTIEKLRFIAKSAQLPISLETPIGKEEDSRLGDFIESDGETPEDEVSKSLLREDLEGVLGTLSPRERDVLRLRYGLDDGRMKTLEEIGQIFNVTRERIRQIEAKALRKLRHPNRNSILREYIG; encoded by the coding sequence ATGACCCAGGCTAAAAACCTACTCCCAACCCTCGAACCCCCCGAACTTGAAGAGGAACTGTATGCAATAGAGGAGGACGAACTAGAAGATTATCTAGATACTACTCCGGATGAGGAAGACGGTAAGTCTGGCAAAGTTCGCTCGATACGTCGAAAGACCCAAGTCAAGAAAAAGCATTATACAGAAGACTCTATTCGTCTGTATTTACAAGAAATTGGTCGGATTCGATTGTTAAGGGCTGATGAAGAAATTGAACTAGCCCGTAAAATTGCTGATTTATTAGAATTAGAGCGTCTGAGAGACGATTTAGAAGATGGGCTAGAACGAGAACCGAGCGATGCAGAATGGGCGGAATCGGTGGGAATGCCTTTGCCCCAGTTTCGCTATCGTTTGCATCTGGGAAGACGAGCTAAAGACAAGATGGTACAGTCCAACTTGCGTCTGGTGGTTTCGATCGCCAAAAAATATATGAATCGGGGTTTATCTTTCCAAGATTTGATTCAGGAAGGGAGCTTAGGCTTAATCCGAGCAGCCGAGAAATTTGACCATGAGAAAGGATATAAGTTCTCGACTTATGCCACTTGGTGGATTCGTCAAGCAATTACGCGGGCGATCGCCGATCAATCCCGTACGATTCGCCTTCCGGTTCACCTCTACGAAACCATTTCTCGGATTAAAAAGACCACGAAACTCCTCTCCCAAGAAATGGGACGCAAACCCACCGAGGAAGAAATTGCAGAACGCATGGAAATGACTATCGAAAAACTGCGGTTCATTGCCAAATCTGCACAACTGCCCATTTCTCTAGAAACTCCCATTGGTAAAGAAGAAGATTCTCGTTTAGGAGACTTTATTGAATCGGATGGGGAAACACCAGAAGACGAAGTTTCTAAAAGTTTACTGCGGGAAGATTTAGAAGGAGTTTTGGGAACTCTTAGTCCTCGTGAGCGGGATGTCTTGCGTCTGCGCTATGGCTTAGATGATGGACGCATGAAAACCCTTGAGGAAATTGGACAAATCTTTAATGTGACACGGGAGCGGATACGGCAAATTGAGGCGAAAGCCTTGCGTAAATTGCGCCATCCCAACCGCAATAGCATTTTACGGGAATATATCGGCTAG
- a CDS encoding late competence development ComFB family protein: MSIQEIVEQALKDGYLTPAMEAEVGNICDNASELSIEEYMALDRLMGCLLTGEVVAVPRKQFINVMEELVLTESMTCVAAIEEKEGIKLDLGDVAAYALNRLPPLYATTEEGARYQRDRAKQELMGLIKQQVGAAISKNQEKPQEPERQALGKTDNVLSQVSHLLQNYAQTYEKKPQPLE, translated from the coding sequence ATGAGTATCCAAGAGATTGTGGAACAGGCCCTCAAGGATGGCTATTTAACCCCAGCCATGGAAGCTGAGGTGGGGAATATTTGTGATAATGCCTCAGAGCTATCCATTGAGGAATACATGGCTTTAGACCGGTTAATGGGATGTTTATTGACTGGTGAAGTTGTGGCGGTTCCCCGGAAGCAATTCATTAATGTGATGGAAGAATTAGTGCTAACCGAGTCCATGACTTGTGTAGCGGCGATCGAAGAAAAAGAAGGAATTAAACTAGATTTGGGAGATGTGGCGGCCTATGCTCTCAACCGCCTACCTCCTCTATATGCTACGACCGAAGAAGGGGCCCGCTATCAACGGGATCGAGCGAAACAAGAGCTAATGGGTTTAATTAAGCAACAAGTTGGTGCGGCTATTTCTAAGAACCAAGAAAAACCTCAAGAACCCGAACGGCAAGCCCTGGGTAAAACGGATAACGTTCTTTCTCAGGTCAGCCATTTGTTACAAAATTATGCACAGACTTACGAGAAAAAGCCTCAACCTTTGGAGTAA
- the hisH gene encoding imidazole glycerol phosphate synthase subunit HisH — protein sequence MSVIAVIDYDMGNLHSVCKGLEKAGATPKVTDLATEIHQADAVVLPGVGAFDPAVEHIRSRNLEEPIKEVIASGKPFLGICLGLQILFDYSEEGQQPGLGILPGAVRRFHWEPGITIPHMGWNHLHFTQPDIPLWAHLSTTSWMYFVHSYYVDPQDKAVCGATVTHGTQCVAAAIAKNNLMAVQFHPEKSDRAGLQILSNFVEHVRSQSPICV from the coding sequence ATGTCAGTTATCGCCGTCATCGATTACGATATGGGTAATTTGCACTCGGTTTGTAAGGGACTGGAGAAAGCCGGTGCAACCCCCAAAGTAACCGACCTAGCTACAGAAATACACCAAGCAGACGCTGTGGTGTTACCGGGGGTAGGGGCCTTTGATCCAGCCGTGGAGCATATTCGATCGCGGAACTTAGAAGAGCCGATTAAAGAGGTGATCGCCAGTGGGAAACCTTTTCTTGGTATTTGCTTAGGATTACAAATCCTCTTTGACTACAGCGAAGAAGGACAGCAACCCGGTCTAGGTATTCTCCCTGGAGCCGTCCGTCGTTTTCACTGGGAGCCGGGAATCACTATTCCTCACATGGGATGGAATCACCTCCACTTTACCCAACCGGATATTCCCTTATGGGCGCATTTATCGACCACTTCTTGGATGTATTTTGTCCATTCCTACTATGTCGATCCCCAGGATAAAGCGGTCTGCGGAGCAACAGTGACCCATGGAACTCAATGTGTAGCAGCGGCGATCGCCAAAAACAACCTCATGGCTGTTCAATTTCACCCCGAAAAATCCGACCGCGCTGGACTACAAATTCTCTCTAACTTTGTCGAACATGTCCGGTCTCAAAGCCCAATTTGCGTTTAA
- a CDS encoding ABC transporter ATP-binding protein: MTKVVLENLYKSFVASAGQVQQQSVAGNGEGESTRKPKSPVLRNINLTVEDGEFLVLVGPSGCGKSTLLRIISGLESLTGGQVWIGDRQVNTLPPKARNTAMVFQNYALYPHMSVYENIAFGLRRGNSGQSIEQWMKRGGVALTRSLPPGFRYVSLEERQIKAQVQQVARLLEIETLLERLPKQLSGGQKQRVALGRAIARNPHVFLMDEPLSNLDAQLRTQTRSQIVELQRQVGVTTIYVTHDQVEAMTMGDRIAVMNQGELQQVARPLELYHRPANQFVAQFIGSPSMNFIPVEWSAPLLLRHPQFRLTLPERWQYPLQKLGESSLILGIRPEHLQESAPAPKNLPIQVKAVEELGHETLLSGSLPEETQILNLRLSQPRSIKIGETLWFSMIPEQMHLFSVQTGLAIFPLDDQNHKNF; the protein is encoded by the coding sequence GTGACCAAGGTAGTCTTAGAGAATCTTTATAAGAGTTTTGTCGCTTCTGCTGGCCAAGTTCAGCAGCAGTCGGTGGCAGGAAATGGCGAGGGTGAAAGCACTCGTAAACCCAAGTCTCCGGTTTTGCGGAATATTAATTTGACGGTGGAGGATGGGGAGTTTTTGGTGCTGGTAGGGCCATCTGGATGTGGTAAGAGTACCCTGTTGCGGATTATTTCGGGCTTGGAGAGTTTGACAGGGGGACAAGTTTGGATTGGCGATCGCCAAGTCAATACCTTACCCCCGAAAGCTCGTAATACCGCCATGGTGTTTCAAAATTATGCCCTTTATCCCCACATGAGTGTTTATGAGAACATCGCCTTTGGTTTGAGGCGGGGGAATTCGGGACAATCGATAGAACAATGGATGAAACGAGGGGGAGTTGCCCTAACAAGATCGCTTCCTCCCGGTTTCCGCTATGTTTCCCTAGAAGAGCGTCAGATTAAAGCGCAGGTGCAACAAGTAGCGAGGTTATTGGAAATTGAAACTCTACTGGAGCGCTTACCGAAGCAGTTATCTGGGGGACAGAAGCAACGGGTAGCTTTGGGACGGGCGATCGCCAGAAATCCCCATGTTTTCCTCATGGATGAACCCTTATCTAATTTAGATGCTCAGTTACGGACACAAACGCGATCGCAGATTGTGGAATTACAGCGACAGGTCGGAGTAACGACAATTTATGTAACTCACGATCAAGTAGAAGCAATGACAATGGGCGATCGCATCGCAGTCATGAATCAAGGAGAACTGCAACAGGTGGCTCGACCCTTAGAACTTTATCATCGTCCCGCCAATCAGTTTGTCGCCCAATTTATTGGTTCTCCATCCATGAATTTTATACCCGTCGAGTGGTCTGCCCCCCTTCTATTACGGCATCCCCAATTTCGCTTGACCTTACCAGAAAGGTGGCAATACCCCTTACAGAAATTAGGGGAGTCTTCCCTAATTTTAGGCATTCGCCCAGAACACCTTCAGGAAAGCGCTCCCGCACCTAAAAATTTACCGATTCAGGTGAAAGCAGTCGAGGAACTTGGTCATGAAACCTTACTTTCGGGAAGTCTCCCAGAAGAAACTCAAATTCTTAATCTGAGATTGTCTCAACCGCGCTCCATCAAGATCGGGGAAACCCTCTGGTTTTCTATGATTCCTGAACAAATGCACCTATTTTCTGTCCAAACGGGATTAGCAATTTTCCCCCTTGACGATCAAAACCATAAGAACTTCTGA
- a CDS encoding type II toxin-antitoxin system Phd/YefM family antitoxin produces the protein MKIISKSQLMGDLSNLLQLIELEGEEVLVTDGNRPIITMSPYQKLIPTSDLFKDMRGKVKYLEDLTNPTTEEWQEI, from the coding sequence ATGAAAATAATCAGTAAAAGTCAATTAATGGGTGATTTGTCCAACTTATTGCAACTTATTGAGTTGGAAGGTGAAGAAGTTTTGGTCACAGATGGGAATCGGCCGATTATTACAATGTCCCCCTATCAAAAATTGATCCCGACTTCAGATCTATTTAAAGATATGCGAGGAAAAGTTAAATATTTGGAAGACTTGACCAACCCAACAACTGAAGAATGGCAGGAAATATAA
- a CDS encoding sigma-70 family RNA polymerase sigma factor encodes MSQSVSLSWSTVGAGVPQAPVQPEKLSNTDLIVRCQAGLRPDKLAFAELVRRYQSHVNRMLYHLAPDWQDRADLGQEVWIRVYRNVKRLNDPAKFRGWLSRITTNLFYDELRKRKRVRPPISLDAPRRFDDEEISWELPADDPGPEESLTTTEFYEQLQQAIADLPETFRTTIILREIEGMAYEEIADITGVSLGTVKSRIARARQRLQVQLQKYLNS; translated from the coding sequence ATGAGTCAATCTGTTTCTTTATCCTGGTCAACGGTTGGGGCAGGAGTTCCTCAAGCACCTGTGCAGCCCGAAAAACTCTCAAACACTGATCTTATTGTGCGCTGTCAGGCCGGTCTTCGCCCTGATAAATTGGCATTTGCTGAATTGGTCAGGCGATATCAATCCCATGTCAATCGGATGCTCTATCACTTGGCTCCAGATTGGCAAGACCGGGCAGATTTAGGTCAGGAAGTCTGGATTCGGGTCTATCGTAATGTGAAGCGTCTGAACGATCCGGCTAAGTTTCGCGGATGGTTAAGTCGGATTACGACCAATTTGTTTTATGATGAACTCCGCAAGCGTAAACGGGTAAGACCCCCAATTTCTTTAGATGCCCCACGCCGGTTTGATGATGAGGAGATCAGTTGGGAGCTTCCGGCTGACGATCCAGGCCCAGAAGAGAGTCTAACCACAACCGAGTTTTACGAACAATTGCAACAGGCGATCGCCGATTTGCCAGAAACGTTCCGCACAACGATTATCCTGCGGGAAATCGAAGGGATGGCCTATGAAGAAATTGCTGACATTACCGGTGTGTCTCTAGGAACGGTAAAATCTCGGATTGCTAGGGCGCGTCAACGCTTACAAGTCCAACTTCAGAAGTATCTCAATAGCTAA
- a CDS encoding type II toxin-antitoxin system VapC family toxin: MAGNIKIVLDTCALIGCSLDPARLSLKAKEASDRMEQEENGLVASISIWEIAIKVKNNKLDLGVDIDEYLSVLKKSDVIRIVPIDEEIWLESV, encoded by the coding sequence ATGGCAGGAAATATAAAAATTGTTCTGGATACTTGTGCTTTGATTGGGTGCAGTTTAGATCCTGCTCGCCTTTCTCTCAAAGCTAAAGAAGCCAGTGATCGTATGGAACAAGAGGAAAATGGTCTTGTTGCCTCAATATCGATTTGGGAAATCGCGATTAAAGTTAAAAATAATAAATTAGATTTGGGTGTGGATATTGATGAGTATCTTTCGGTGTTGAAAAAGTCCGATGTTATTCGTATTGTCCCAATAGATGAAGAAATTTGGCTAGAAAGTGTTTGA
- a CDS encoding gamma-glutamylcyclotransferase family protein has translation MFKVFVYGTLKPGEVNYQRYCEGRIVKEEQAIAWGRLFLLPMGYPGLTVGTNRIEGYVLHFQDSHLLNQLDQLEGYHPDSPLEDNRYLRQLMPVFRPTGEPLGDALVYVMSVEKIEGYGGVELLNGSWSPVSD, from the coding sequence ATGTTCAAAGTTTTCGTTTATGGGACCCTCAAGCCCGGTGAAGTGAATTACCAGCGCTATTGCGAAGGGCGTATCGTCAAAGAAGAGCAGGCGATCGCCTGGGGTCGTTTATTTTTGCTACCCATGGGTTATCCAGGCCTGACTGTAGGAACGAACCGGATTGAAGGATATGTACTCCATTTTCAGGATTCACACCTGCTCAATCAGCTCGATCAATTAGAGGGCTATCACCCCGACTCACCCTTAGAGGACAATCGATATCTACGCCAGTTGATGCCTGTCTTTCGACCAACGGGTGAACCTCTGGGTGATGCTTTAGTCTACGTGATGAGTGTAGAGAAGATTGAGGGATACGGGGGAGTGGAGTTACTCAATGGCTCTTGGTCTCCCGTATCTGATTAG
- a CDS encoding chlorophyll a/b-binding protein: MEDRETLPNRNAWKVGFTPQAEIWNGRLAMLGFVVALGIQLVSSDGVLGILGL, from the coding sequence ATGGAAGATCGTGAAACTTTACCCAACCGTAACGCTTGGAAGGTCGGCTTCACCCCCCAAGCAGAAATCTGGAATGGCCGTTTAGCCATGCTTGGCTTTGTGGTTGCTCTAGGAATTCAATTGGTTTCTAGTGATGGAGTTCTGGGGATTTTGGGGCTATAG